The nucleotide window ttcggtTGAAACTAATGCAACAGTgtttttaaattccttaaaaaTCTCTCAACTGTTCTGCGTTTGATCTATTTATTTTgggaatgcgtaaaatccgcaatgTAGTTTTTATATCCGTTTAAACCGAATTTCTTGTTCCAGGTTTCAGTCGCCGTGCAAAATTTCGAATGCTACGGTTTTGGACACATTGGCTATACGTGCGCACCGATTACACACGATTTTGGGGATGATGATGCAACAGCGAACACGTCAACACTTAGATCTACCGAGGTCTAAAAGCAGCTAACAGAAATTGCCTCGCAAGAATCACAAGACAGAATTTGTCCAAATTTTCTCACAATTTTTATAACAGCGTGCACCCGAATAAGGAAATATGTTCAACAATTTCTGATCGAAGCAGCTTCAAGACTTCAATAATCACAAAATGAAAAGTATGAAACCGATTTGATTTAACCGGCGTTGGTAGATTCAGCGTGAAGAAGAGGATGCTCGAAGACATGAAAATTCTCGTTTAATTACACGCCGAAGATCGGATAAGTTTCCAAAGCGACGCTGTCAAATGAGCCGTGCGCTCCGTTGTTTATCAAACAATCGTCGACAACAAATTTCCTTGTTACCTCCTGCACCTCGGGCAGCCTTGTCAGGACCGGAAGCGTTGCGACACCGGAAACAGTACGTGCATGATCCAGAACATGACGAGCTTAACCGTCACCGAATGTATATAAGCATAATCTCGATTATAATCAGCGCATATTTGACCGTCGGCGTCCGTCATCGGCTGGCAATCGCGTAAGCATTCGTTCCCATCTTATTTAACGAGAAAAGAGGCATTTAGATGATAATCCTAGGCGTTCGGAAATCTTGCGAAATAGGGTATCACGATGATGAAGAGGTTTCCAATCGTCGGCGTCCTAGGAGTCCTGCTGCTAACTGCAGCCGATGCGAACCTGTTGGTGAAGGACCTGTCGGTGACGCTGTCCGGACAGACCCTGGACTGGCCCTGTCAGAGCACGAAGAACATCTACGAGACCAGCGGCCGTTACATCGCGAGGAACGTGATCGCGACCAGGGCACAGGTGTACAAGGATCAAGCGATCCTGGCGATGCCTAGGTACAAGGCGGGTGTGCCATTCACTTTGGGCGTCGTCCCGCTGaaagccaacgagtgcgcgccGAAGGTGGCTCCGTTCCCTTGCTGGGCGATCCAGGAAGAAGGGAACTGCCAGGCTCTGCAGAGCGCCGTTGACATTGTCCTCGACATTCAACACATCCTTTGGGTCCTCGACGTTGGTATCGTCAACACCCTGGAGCAACCTGTGCGTAGGTGTCCCCCCAAAGTGGTCGGGGTCGACGTGAAGAGCGGCAAGGTAAGCAACGGGACTACGGTAGGacctcgattaaccgaactgGAGCTTCCCCGATCTTTGTTGTTTCGATTTTCGATTACTCCAAGAAGCTATGGAAGGGATCAAACCTCGACCTATCATACTGTCCTggtatattaacactatgccgtccgcagatcttagatatgattgtttcgtttgacgccggcgtaatagcttggaaattttagatttttaaaaaaatttcgaagatggcggtaatataaattcctgaaATTAAGAtgtgtcatccaagaattttcgtgcttaattcttagttttatttattattattataattattatatatatataataattatattatattatatattatatatttattattatattatattatatatatatgtggtaccactttggtgccattttaaaaaactgaaataacatttgaactatatttctcggatgataaaagaaaaataataataataaataaataaataatatatataattatataatataataataaatatataatatataatataatataattattatatataataattataataataataaataaaactaagaattaagtattatattatatatatatatatttattattatattatataattatatatattacttatttacttattattattatttttcttttaacatccgagaaatatagttcaaatgttatttcagttttttaaaatggcaccaaaatagtaccaccggcatacaacagatagtttttgcatggcgccagcgacggcatagtgttaataattaTGTAATCGGAGATAAAAAGAATTTAACTAGCAATTTTGTGCTCGGACAATCGAAGTTCtactataattctataattcacGGTCCTGTACACGGACTTCGAAGATCGAAGTTGCATTTCTACGTGCTCCTCAGGGTGGAATATCCAGCCGTTGTCTTTTCCTTTTTACTAAATTCTTTTACTTCCTGTTACGACATTTTTAGGCTTTCAGACGTCCAGACGAAATAGTTGTAAATGGAAAGTTCGAGACCGAGACCGTATTTAAGTACCAttaaccttttgtttcgcaatctCCTGAAGACTTTTGTAAGGcgtaaatgtttaaaaattcgCAGATCAACGTGTTGAGCGCCTTATCGGTGACAGGCACTTATGGAATTGCATTAAAACGATTGTCATAAGACTTAAGCTGTCAAATATGAATATTTATCGCAGGATGGCAATTAACCAGGGGTGGCCAAAGCGCCGACCGCGATCGACTTGGTCGCTGTATCTATTCCTAGTCGCCCGCCTGTCTGATATTACCTACGTTTAtcttaaatttaaacttattttcGGCTTCAAATTATTAGCTTTCTTATGATCACTCATAATGTTGGTAGACCGCCGCctataattaaaaaaagaaaaaagaaacaaatcgcCCGTTGCGATCAAAAGTTTGGCCACCCCTGAACTAAATTACAGTTCAAAGTGAAAGCCGCGTGATTAAACAACTAAGAATTTTTGCACCGTAatagaaatcgctgccgcgaatggaaacaaaaatgtGCACAAATGGCATATGCGATTCGATAACCAGGTTTCAATTTTTCTTGATCTCATCGAAACTTCTAATCAACCTTCCGGCAGTGATGCACTCCATTTCCTGCATTCGTAAAGCTtccgattattatttataataattattatcgacCAAGtgcgtataataataataataataataatattgtatattaatcgtatattaataatttaactgGCCCGACAAGTCTCTTTCGCCTCCCGCAAAGTGACATCTCCGAGGTAAATATGATCCGAAACTGCGCTTTTAGGTGGTGAAAGTGATAGACCTGAGTCCCCTCGCAGACATCTCGTCGCGTCTGCAATACATGGCCGTCGACTACGCGTCGGACGGCCAGGTGTACGTCTACGTGTCCGACGCTGGTACCAGAGCCATCATCGTCTACAACCTGACCGCCGACAGCGGTTACCGCGTGGTTCTTCC belongs to Megalopta genalis isolate 19385.01 chromosome 1, iyMegGena1_principal, whole genome shotgun sequence and includes:
- the yellow-g gene encoding L-dopachrome tautomerase yellow-g, with protein sequence MMKRFPIVGVLGVLLLTAADANLLVKDLSVTLSGQTLDWPCQSTKNIYETSGRYIARNVIATRAQVYKDQAILAMPRYKAGVPFTLGVVPLKANECAPKVAPFPCWAIQEEGNCQALQSAVDIVLDIQHILWVLDVGIVNTLEQPVRRCPPKVVGVDVKSGKVVKVIDLSPLADISSRLQYMAVDYASDGQVYVYVSDAGTRAIIVYNLTADSGYRVVLPKAVTSGAEKKDALYLALIRRSCGSQILYFTYLGSNRVFAIRATSLRAGNANGSVVEVGLKKNKIVILGTDNGAAIFFRSKGDPNIYMWNTETPFIQDNFLLVQKASDCRLPTQVVPGYKKLMWVIESNFQDYIDNTVSCSGASVSLHPLINSCDDQY